A single Mesomycoplasma bovoculi M165/69 DNA region contains:
- the mip gene encoding Ig-specific serine endopeptidase MIP yields MKFKKINSKLSFKMKVFLALSPIITLPILISCGVNPQELDKQGLNIKSPKPGDNSNPDNSNSSSVDISTLKEQIQDSNSLDEVSKSLFKKLNSLPLNDETKAKREKELQRTIDLIRKQIQTYGIEDEQTKMVINSLDEIFKPQEKEHKPIEFTPEPPVSDERIKKFEKELADAKPKGQTVPEFDASGKRLVDDQYKYDFPKNELNYVLTYFNLGGSQSATYEWKPSKVFGPWDGPNAPKYSQDLERLAREVDQPLPQNAYYRTFVTPDPNNRNLIHIPTTKRSFPIPPISFYKSGPKKGQIDKDKSGPLHFGLPRDIVNNDYMELIDNAVSVSIGDGVIGTKLVKNADGTEHYAEDYRKPGEERGNTEAKRGTMNIIDYKLPNDGSYPLTWYFITNTHVLAQLRLENDKGDGVFGRDTSNYNTYNKAYNTTDINISKLVKEQVKLNQEIPLVGTGEWEKYYKQIKIDPKNVKLVMIGSQIMKQKLSELTHQDFWKGVNFLMDVGIIEITFKDEAEAKLVTENWYNKHKTPNSNFILTSNVNLLDKTQYSELKENPFYAFGFPTSAFEKMIPQLNYKIPVNNGRSFDKPPIENLLDGSISPLINKPSKLFPRARASKKYLEELEPLKKGGGDLNWSRSFRSFMSTPGIMDIFIAAPYLDGGGQILEKYDNATRTFKTDDLYVFSGLGTTLDNMSGHGGMSGSAVYLKDKDNNQKMYGLIYMSGPNASVAGVLNLRSYGKDYKGYYGRYNLPKYDLIYGDGTKDGAGEQKKSYFDAMQHMYTKKNNDVKTFLFPNGFAESNRKDVFKNNGQ; encoded by the coding sequence ATGAAATTTAAAAAAATTAATTCAAAATTATCTTTTAAAATGAAAGTTTTTTTAGCTTTGTCGCCAATTATTACTTTGCCTATTTTAATTTCTTGTGGAGTGAATCCGCAAGAGTTAGACAAACAAGGTTTAAATATTAAATCACCAAAGCCGGGTGATAATTCAAATCCTGATAATTCAAATTCTTCATCAGTAGATATTTCAACCTTAAAAGAACAAATTCAAGATTCGAATTCACTAGATGAAGTTTCAAAATCTCTTTTTAAAAAACTAAATAGCTTGCCTTTAAATGATGAGACTAAAGCAAAAAGAGAAAAAGAGCTTCAAAGAACAATTGATTTAATTAGAAAACAAATTCAAACTTATGGGATAGAAGATGAACAAACAAAAATGGTGATCAATTCACTAGATGAAATTTTTAAACCACAAGAGAAGGAACACAAACCTATAGAATTTACTCCAGAACCACCTGTGAGTGATGAAAGAATTAAGAAATTCGAAAAAGAACTAGCAGATGCAAAACCCAAAGGACAAACTGTTCCTGAGTTTGATGCAAGTGGAAAGAGGCTTGTTGATGATCAATATAAATATGATTTTCCTAAAAACGAATTGAATTATGTTTTAACGTATTTCAATTTAGGGGGTTCTCAATCTGCTACTTATGAATGAAAACCATCTAAAGTTTTTGGTCCATGAGATGGACCCAATGCTCCAAAATATTCTCAAGATCTTGAAAGATTAGCAAGAGAAGTTGATCAACCACTCCCACAAAATGCTTATTATAGAACATTTGTAACACCAGATCCAAACAATAGAAATTTAATTCATATTCCTACAACTAAAAGAAGTTTTCCTATTCCACCTATTAGTTTTTATAAATCCGGACCTAAAAAAGGTCAGATTGATAAAGATAAATCCGGACCTTTGCATTTTGGACTTCCACGAGACATTGTAAATAATGATTATATGGAACTCATTGATAATGCTGTATCCGTTTCTATAGGAGATGGTGTTATTGGAACTAAATTAGTTAAAAATGCAGATGGTACAGAACACTATGCTGAAGATTATCGAAAACCAGGTGAAGAACGTGGAAACACAGAAGCAAAACGTGGAACCATGAACATTATTGACTACAAATTACCTAATGATGGTTCGTATCCTTTAACCTGATATTTTATTACAAATACCCACGTTTTAGCTCAACTAAGACTTGAAAATGATAAGGGTGATGGTGTTTTTGGAAGAGATACATCAAACTATAACACATATAACAAAGCATATAACACAACAGATATTAATATTTCCAAACTTGTCAAAGAACAAGTTAAACTTAATCAAGAAATACCTTTAGTTGGAACAGGTGAATGAGAAAAATATTACAAACAAATTAAAATAGATCCTAAAAATGTCAAACTAGTGATGATTGGTTCTCAAATAATGAAGCAAAAATTAAGTGAATTAACTCATCAAGATTTTTGAAAAGGTGTGAATTTCTTGATGGATGTTGGAATTATTGAAATCACATTTAAAGATGAAGCAGAAGCAAAATTAGTTACAGAAAATTGATATAATAAACATAAAACTCCAAATTCAAATTTTATTTTAACTTCTAATGTAAATTTATTAGACAAAACTCAATATTCTGAACTTAAGGAAAATCCATTTTATGCTTTTGGGTTCCCAACTTCAGCATTTGAAAAAATGATTCCTCAATTAAATTACAAAATCCCAGTTAATAATGGACGAAGTTTTGATAAACCCCCAATTGAAAATCTTTTAGATGGATCTATTTCACCTTTAATCAATAAACCTTCTAAATTGTTCCCTAGAGCTCGAGCAAGTAAAAAATATTTAGAAGAATTAGAACCATTAAAAAAAGGTGGCGGAGATCTCAACTGATCAAGATCTTTTAGAAGTTTTATGTCAACTCCAGGAATTATGGATATTTTTATTGCAGCCCCTTACTTAGATGGCGGTGGGCAAATTCTTGAAAAATATGATAATGCAACTCGTACATTTAAAACAGATGACTTATATGTGTTCTCAGGTCTTGGAACTACATTAGATAATATGTCCGGTCATGGTGGGATGTCAGGTTCTGCGGTTTATTTAAAAGACAAGGACAATAATCAAAAAATGTATGGTCTCATTTATATGAGTGGACCAAATGCTTCTGTTGCTGGAGTACTTAATCTGCGTTCTTACGGAAAAGATTACAAAGGATATTATGGTAGGTATAACTTACCAAAATATGATTTAATTTATGGTGATGGAACTAAAGATGGAGCAGGAGAGCAAAAAAAATCATACTTTGATGCAATGCAACATATGTATACTAAAAAAAATAATGATGTTAAGACTTTCTTATTCCCAAATGGCTTTGCTGAATCCAATAGAAAAGATGTGTTCAAAAATAATGGTCAATAA